AATAATACTGCATATCATAATACTCATTGTGTCTCAGTTTCTTTCGTTTTAACAAGTTGGTGACTCCTTTAGGAGCTGAACCTCTATTAGTCTTACAAGAACCTTATTAATCGTTGAAGAACTGCCTTGCATGGCTGAATGAATCTTTTATTAGTCTGGTGGCTATCCCTCCACGTTCATTACACGCTTCAATGGTACTGTGCCACTACTTTCACTGATATAAAGAAAAGTTATATAGTCGCTAATCTCACGACTAGTTTCCTTTTCAACGCTTCATAGAGAGTAAGCTCTCCACGTTATCAGCTTACAACGTTGAATTATGTCTATTATGGAACAAACTTAGGTGCTTCCTATGAGCCTGTTAGCATCGCATGTGCCTGTAACACAAGATGGATTTTTATATTGTTGATTCTTACTCATCCAAAGCTAACCCTACATTTAGTAGTAAATACATTTCTATATAATGCCAGTCTAGACCCGTACATTCAGAAGTTCGTCAGCAATATACTTTCATATTTTATTTCGTCGCATTCTCACCATATCTGTTCAACCCAAGCACCATGATTTACACCACCCCATCGGGTAGGCTTTCGTCAGCCTTACTGTTACGGTAAATTCTCACGCCTATTAGCCGAGCTTATAACACACTTCTTCTTACTAAACAGCATGCTATTCGACGCAGGGGGAGCCTTTTGGAGCGTTACCTCCTCATTAGACTCCTCGACATAACCCTTCAGTTTTAGAACTTTAAAACTGCCTGACCTTTACCGAAATTGTGTGTCCACATTTCATTTGAGTCAGGAACATTTCGCACCAATTATCTGGCCCTTATGTTGAATATGCACAACATCAAATTGCGTATAAATATTAAGGTTTATACAGTTTGGTTTTGAGAAATGATTTAAAAATATTGATAAACATACTCCCTCTATAAAGAAAGGAATAACTCTGGCTTTCTAGCTTTTTCTTATGATTTCATTAGGATCTATATTAATTCGACATCAAAGTCATGGATGTAAGTTGAAAGTATGGTTATTTTTGGTGCGTTAGAGAAAAAAAGTCCTTAACCGCCTAACCACTCCTATCCAAAAAGTGGTGGCTAAGTAAAAGTATGGTTGCACTGGTGGATGTCCACATGTCTCATGGAGGTCAACCCTCCCATGTCTCACAGAGTCTATGCTCCAAAATTCCTTCGTCCAACCTTTCCATGAGGTGGATGTCAGTGATGCTGCCCGACAGGATCTAAGTCCGTAGTATTGTTGTTTTACTGACTAATCCGTGCTTCAAATGTCTAAATAATTTTCCTAATAAAACTTTATAAAAAACAAACTAAAGATTCCTAAGCTACTTTCTGTAATAGTGCCATATGAGGAATATCCTTCAACATTCTATCTTCACTAAATTCACATTGTTTTGTCCCAATCGTAAAAAGAATTCGTATCAGCTTATTACATATGGCTATCAACGATTGCATTTTCTTTAGAGGATTATTTTTACGTGTTGTAAAATACTCATGTAAAGCTTTAAAAGCAGTGTTCTTAGCAACCAAAGGCATCGCTACTCGGAAGAGGAGAGCCCTTAGTGTCTTCCTGCCCCTCTTTGTAATCTTCGTTTGCCCTTTGTGCTTTCCAGAGGTATTCTCCTTTAGGCTTAACCCAGCTAACTTGATGATTTGTCGAGGGTGAGAATAGTAACTTAAGTTCCCTACTTCTGAGAAGAAGCCAGCTACAGTGTCCTTGCCGATTCCTGTAATGGCTAACATTTGTTGAACACCTGGTATTCGTTCAAGGAGTCCATCAATATCAGATTCTAGTTCTTCGAACTTCTTAGTTATCAACTCATACTTGTCTAGTAAAGTGCGAAGCTCTAATTTAGCCATCCTTGAACCTTCACGAATACCAATAGAGTCTTTCGCTACTCGTTTAAGTTCTTGAATTTTACTGAGTCCAACCGCACGCTTTACAGCTTTTCTGAGGTGAATGAGGATCTCTTGTTCCGAGAGGATCTCTAACTCATGTGGTAATGCATTTAACTTTAATAATTGTAGTGCTGCTTTTCCTTCCCAATCCTTAAACACTGTAAGAAATTCTGGGAAA
This window of the Sutcliffiella horikoshii genome carries:
- a CDS encoding IS110 family transposase, coding for MNYNQNEKIAQITSETLIIGVDIAKFKHVARAQDFRGLEFGAPCHFENTKPHFDLFLSWIKQLMEQHGMRKVIIGMEPTGHYWLNLAHFLKEEEIKFVVVNPMHVKKSKELDDNSPTKNDVKDARVIAQLVKDGRYAEPNIPQGVYAELRVARKIRDLLYVDLQAVQGQIHNWLDRYFPEFLTVFKDWEGKAALQLLKLNALPHELEILSEQEILIHLRKAVKRAVGLSKIQELKRVAKDSIGIREGSRMAKLELRTLLDKYELITKKFEELESDIDGLLERIPGVQQMLAITGIGKDTVAGFFSEVGNLSYYSHPRQIIKLAGLSLKENTSGKHKGQTKITKRGRKTLRALLFRVAMPLVAKNTAFKALHEYFTTRKNNPLKKMQSLIAICNKLIRILFTIGTKQCEFSEDRMLKDIPHMALLQKVA